The Gemmatimonadaceae bacterium nucleotide sequence ATCGCCTCGATGCGGCAGCTCGCGAGCTACTGCCTGACCGAGCCGGGCTCGGGCTCGGATGCCGCCGCGCTGAAGACGAAGGCCGTGCGCGCCGGCGGCAACGGATCGGACTACGTGCTCAACGGGGCAAAACAGTTCATCTCCGGCGCCGGCGCCTCTGACATCTACGTCGTCATGGCGCGCACCGGCGACGACGGGCCGAAGGGCATCTCCACCTTCGTCGTGCCGAAGGACGCGCCCGGCCTCTCCTTCGGCGCCGTCGAGAACAAGATGGGCTGGCACATGCAGCCCACGCGGCAGGTCATCTTCGAGGACTGCAAGGTTCCGGCCGAGAACCTGCTGTCGGGCGAAGGGCGCGGCTTCTCCATCGCCATGGCCGGCCTCGACGGCGGGCGCATCAACATCGGCGCCTGCTCGCTGGGCGGCGCGCGCGCCTGCCTGGAGACCGCCTCGCGCTACGTCGTCGAGCGCAAGCAGTTCGGCAAGCCGATTGCCGACTTCCAGGCGACGCAGTTCAAGCTTGCCGACATGGCGACCGAGCTGGAGGCGGCGCGCCTGCTGATCCACAAGGCGGCGTCGCTGCTCGATGCCAGGTCGCCCGAGGCCACCCAGGCCAGCGCCATGGCCAAGCGCTTCGCCACCGATGCCGGTTTCCGCATCGTCAACGAGGCGCTGCAGCTGCATGGCGGCTACGGCTACCTCAAGGATTTCCCGCTGGAGCGCTACCTGCGCGACCTGCGGGTGCACCAGATCCTCGAGGGCACCAACGAGATCATGCGCGTGGTCATCGCGCGCCGGCTGATGACCGGGTGAGACTCCCTCTCCCCGCGAGCGAGAGGTTTGCA carries:
- a CDS encoding acyl-CoA dehydrogenase family protein, giving the protein IASMRQLASYCLTEPGSGSDAAALKTKAVRAGGNGSDYVLNGAKQFISGAGASDIYVVMARTGDDGPKGISTFVVPKDAPGLSFGAVENKMGWHMQPTRQVIFEDCKVPAENLLSGEGRGFSIAMAGLDGGRINIGACSLGGARACLETASRYVVERKQFGKPIADFQATQFKLADMATELEAARLLIHKAASLLDARSPEATQASAMAKRFATDAGFRIVNEALQLHGGYGYLKDFPLERYLRDLRVHQILEGTNEIMRVVIARRLMTG